A single window of Halotalea alkalilenta DNA harbors:
- a CDS encoding YbaN family protein, whose translation MGGKPGSEPEDQPIGVDAPRPRRSRSRWARTMWVGLAVLCFAIGVVGIFLPLLPATDFFLLAAICASRGSRRLERWIRANRFSGPAIEAWERERAISPLAKCLTVVMMSSSLVIIYLHTGFNLVFWAVLAVLVAVAAFVLSRPSPSRDQRGDAN comes from the coding sequence ATGGGGGGTAAACCAGGCAGCGAGCCGGAAGACCAGCCGATCGGGGTGGATGCGCCGCGCCCTCGACGCAGCCGCAGTCGCTGGGCCAGGACCATGTGGGTGGGTCTCGCCGTGCTGTGTTTCGCGATCGGCGTGGTTGGCATCTTCCTGCCGCTGCTGCCGGCCACTGACTTCTTCCTGCTCGCCGCGATCTGCGCATCCCGCGGTTCGCGGCGCCTGGAGCGCTGGATTCGTGCCAATCGGTTCTCCGGCCCGGCGATCGAGGCCTGGGAGCGCGAGCGAGCGATATCGCCGCTGGCGAAGTGCCTGACGGTGGTGATGATGAGCTCGAGCCTTGTGATCATCTACCTGCACACCGGCTTCAACCTGGTGTTCTGGGCGGTGCTCGCAGTGCTGGTCGCGGTGGCTGCGTTCGTCCTCAGCCGTCCATCTCCGAGCCGCGATCAGCGGGGTGACGCCAACTGA